DNA from Deinococcus koreensis:
TCGCCTTCCTGGGCACGCCCTCGGGCACTGCGGCCTGGACGCTGCAGTTCGGTGGGCACCACCTGGCGATCAACGCCACGGTTGCGGGAGCCAATATCACTCTGGCGCCCAGCCTGACCGGTGGGCAGCCCATCACGACCACCCAGAGTGGCAAGACGGTCACCGTCGTGGAGAAGGTGCCTCAAGAAGTCAGGGATGCTTCCACGCTGCTTCAGGGCCTGAGCGCTGCACAACAGGCCAAGGCGGTCATCGGCACCAACCGGATTGACCTCGTCCTGGGGCCAGGTCAGGACGGCAAGACCCTGCAACCCGAGGGCCTGCCCGGCAGCGCCATGACGGCCGCCCAGAAGACTCAGCTCCTGGCCCTGATCAAGGATCGCCTCAACATCCTGAACGCCGACGACGCCGCGCCCAAGCTGGCGGCGATCCAGAAGAACCTCGACCAGACGTATTTCGCCTGGTATGGCCCGGCCACGGCGGCGAACGCCGGCTCGGCGTACTACCGCATCACCGGGCCCACGGTCGTCATCGAGTTCTCGCCGCAGTCGATGGGCGGGGACGCCACCAATCATCTGCACAACATGTACCGCGAGCCGGGCAACGACTACGGCGCGGCGTGGACGAAGTGAGGCCGGGCCCGTGAAGCGCGCCGTCCCCACCCTCCTCGCCCTGCTGCTGGGCACCGCCGGCGCGCACCCGCTGGATGAGGTCGTGCAGGCCGCCTACCTGAGCCTCGCGCCGGGCAAGGTGCTGCTGGAGCTGAACCTCTCGCCGGGGCCGCTGGTGGCGGGCAAGGTGCTCGCGGCGCTCGATCCCAACGCCGACGGCAAGGTCACATCGGCCGAGGCGAGCACCTACGCACGCCGGGTGCTCGCGCAGTCCGCGCTGACTGTCGACGGCCAGACCCTGACCTGGACGCTGGACGAGGTTCAGGTACCGGGCTACCAGAACCTGAAAACGGCGGGCGACTCCATCAAGATCTACGCCACGGCCGCGCGCCCCGACCGCACCGGCGCGCACACGCTGAGCTACGTCAACCGCTACGCGCCGGCCAAGAGCCAGCCCATTGCCAACATCTTTTTGCTGCCGGGGTCGGGCTGGACGTATGGCGTGACTGACCAGCAGCACACGAGCGCTGGGCGCGGCCTGAGTGTCAACTTCCAAGTCGGCCGCTCCTGATCCCGGAAGGTGACCCCATGATTCAACGCCGCTCCGACACCTTTCCCCCGCTGACCTGGGCGCTTCTGCTCCTCCTGTGCCTCCTGCCGGGCCGCGCCCTGGCCCACCCGATGCCCACGACCACGGTGCAACTGGATCTGCACGACGGCTCTGTCTCGGCCGACCTTGCGCTGCCGCTGAACGAACTCCAGGCGGCGACGGGCTGGACGCTGGTGAACAACCCTCAGGCCCTGGCCCAGTACGGCGAAAAGGTTCGGGCGTACCTTGCCAGCCACCTGAAGGCCTTTTCTTCGGCGGGCGCGGCGTGGACGGTTACCCTGGGCGAGCCCACGCTGTCGGCCGCGCAGCAGACGGCTGGCGGCCCATATCAGGAATTCGTGGTGCCCGCGCGTCTCACGCCCCCCACCAGCGCCAGTGCGCGCACCTTCAGCCTGCAGTACGACGCGATCGTGCGCGAGGTGCCCGCGCACTCGGTGCTCGTGTCGGTTCGGCGCGACTGGGCGCGGGGGCTCAACAACGAGGGCGGAAATGAAAACGTTGAGGTGGGCGTGATCCGCGCCGACCCGCGAACCGGGCAGGTACCGCTGTTGCCGGTGAATGCGCAGGAGGGCAGTGCCTGGGCGGGCTTTACGGGTATGTTCACGCTCGGCATCCGCCACATCGCCGAAGGAACCGACCACCTGCTGTTCTTGCTGACCCTGCTGCTACCGGCCCCGCTACTTGTCGCCCGGCGGCGCTGGGCAGGGTTTGGCGGCACGCGGCGCTCCCTGCTGAATATTGTCAAGATCACTACGGCGTTCACGGCCGGCCACTCGCTGACCCTGCTGCTGGGCACGTTGAGGATCGTGCAGGTGCCGGACGCACCCATCGAGGCCCTGATCGCCTTCTCGATCCTGGTCTCGGCCGTGCACGCGCTGCGGCCGATCTTCCCGGGGCGTGAACTACTGGTGGCCGGCGGCTTCGGGCTGATTCATGGCCTGGCGTTTTCCTACACGCTGACCGAATTGAACCTCAGCCCGTGGCAGACGGCCCTGAGCCTGCTGGGCTTCAACCTCGGCATCGAGGCGATGCAGCTCCTGGTCATCGCCGTGACGATGCCGTGGTTGATGGTGCTGGCGCCGACCCGGCTGTATCCGCCGGTGCGCATCCTGGGCGCCACGGTGGCCGCGCTCGCCTCGCTGGGATGGCTGGGCGACCGACTGGGGCTGACCAACCCGCTGGGCGCCCTGGCCGACGCCCTGGGCACTGCTGGCCCCTGGGTGCTGCTGGGCCTGGCTGCCCTCGCCGTTGCGGGCGCTGCCCGGGGCCGGACGGGGCGCACCCCTCCACGCGCCTGAATCGCAGGTGGGCTGCGGCAGGCAGGGACGCGCTGCGCTGCGGCGGGGACAGGGCTTCATGGCGGTTGAGTCGCTGCGGCGGCTGGAAGCGACACGCTCTGAGGTCACGGCGTCCAGGCGTCGGTGGTTGCCCCCGCCAGCATGACCGGGCCAGGTTCACGGCGCCGGTCAGGTTGACCCCATGCAGCGTGGCCCCGCACCACGTGCGCCCCTCCCGGCCGCTTCCCACTCCTCGACTCCCTTACCTGGCAGTCGGCGCTGCGCAGGGTGGTCTGGCGCAGGGCAACTCCGCGCAGGGTGGCCGTCTGGACGGAGCCCCTACGGAGGTCGCTGTGCGCGAACACCAGACCTCTCTGGTCAGCACTGGCCAGGCCGAGGAGGCGCGCCCACCCGCCCCGCGTCCATACGGCACGGTGCCCCAGCACTGGAGAGCTGCGGAAACGGCGCGCATCTGCTCGGCG
Protein-coding regions in this window:
- a CDS encoding DUF3500 domain-containing protein, whose product is AFLGTPSGTAAWTLQFGGHHLAINATVAGANITLAPSLTGGQPITTTQSGKTVTVVEKVPQEVRDASTLLQGLSAAQQAKAVIGTNRIDLVLGPGQDGKTLQPEGLPGSAMTAAQKTQLLALIKDRLNILNADDAAPKLAAIQKNLDQTYFAWYGPATAANAGSAYYRITGPTVVIEFSPQSMGGDATNHLHNMYREPGNDYGAAWTK
- a CDS encoding HupE/UreJ family protein, producing MIQRRSDTFPPLTWALLLLLCLLPGRALAHPMPTTTVQLDLHDGSVSADLALPLNELQAATGWTLVNNPQALAQYGEKVRAYLASHLKAFSSAGAAWTVTLGEPTLSAAQQTAGGPYQEFVVPARLTPPTSASARTFSLQYDAIVREVPAHSVLVSVRRDWARGLNNEGGNENVEVGVIRADPRTGQVPLLPVNAQEGSAWAGFTGMFTLGIRHIAEGTDHLLFLLTLLLPAPLLVARRRWAGFGGTRRSLLNIVKITTAFTAGHSLTLLLGTLRIVQVPDAPIEALIAFSILVSAVHALRPIFPGRELLVAGGFGLIHGLAFSYTLTELNLSPWQTALSLLGFNLGIEAMQLLVIAVTMPWLMVLAPTRLYPPVRILGATVAALASLGWLGDRLGLTNPLGALADALGTAGPWVLLGLAALAVAGAARGRTGRTPPRA